The Musa acuminata AAA Group cultivar baxijiao chromosome BXJ2-5, Cavendish_Baxijiao_AAA, whole genome shotgun sequence genomic interval AATATGGTAAAGAAATCATCATTACTGAATGTACACCATTTCAAAAGAAATCCTACAGGACAGTAAAACTAACGAGGACcaatgtaaatattaaaaataatggaTAGAATTAGACGCAATAAGCCATCGGTTCAAGTAAATGAATCATGACATCCTAGACAAGAAAGAATCATTTAAGCTGAAAAACTTGACATGAATGAATGGAACATTACATATGTAATATAAACCTAAACTTTCTTACTACTGGCAGAGCATTAGCTATGCATATGTTTGAAGTCAGTGTATCAACTCTGTAACATGGCCGATTCTACCACTCCGAATGCAATACAGAAGGAAATAATTTTCTTTCAATCCGACAGATGAAAATGAAGCATTGGCCGAAACAAAAAAGGACAAGCGCACACAATTCACCTCGAAGAAGACGCCGAACATGTTCTGGGGCATCATCCGTCCCATTCCCGGTGAAGCATCAACGAGCAACGTCGCCGTCTGGTTAGCTTTGATCCCGGAAGCAGAACACCAACATGAAATCGACACCAAAACCAGAGCGCATAGCGTGCCTCGGAGACCCATTCTCGCTGCTGCCAATTCCAAGAAACGAACTATTAAACCGAACGAACGCCTTGGAATCAAATGATCGATGAAAGAGTACATCACTTTCTATATTTGGAAGAAGGAAAACCTAAAAGATTACCGGAATTCCGATCAAGGAATCCGAAAGGAGTTGGAAGTGGTTGAGAGTAGATGTGATACTGAGGGAAGAAGACGAGAGGGCGCCCGCGATTAATATCGTTTACGCGACCCGGTTGAGAACCGTCAGATCAGGATCCGACGGATGCCGAAAGCTCCGGCATGCGAAGCTCCTTAAGCTTCCTTGCCGTCGCTTGGACGCACGGTTTTCCTGAGCCCATCGGAACCGTGCATCTTCTGGGACAGCAAAAGGAACGGCTGGGATTGAACACGATCAGTTTGGATATTGTTCGTAAAGAGACGACAATGATTAAGACGACGACAGATTTAATTGGCTGTCGCGTGGTGCATAAGTTCGTCTACGTTGGAAGGGATTAGCTGCAAGATGCGTTTGATCGAACGAGATACAATTCTCTCCACGACCCCACACGTGTCCACGCTCGACTTGCGCGTTGCACGCGGACGCCGTCGATGTGGAGCTTTTAAGCTTGCCTTGCACTCAGCAGATCATAGCCAGTGATCCGAGTTGGTGATAAGTCACCGGATTTTGGATATAATAAACATAAGTTCTCTTACAAGTCAATCCTGCAAATACGTATCACTTAGCGTATAAATCTTTCGCTTCAGTCACAATTCTCATTGATAACGTTGATTGGTGTCATCAAATGTACTAATTTATGCTCAAATGGTCAAAATAAATGGGGTAAATGATGCGATCCATACATCAAGTGCCGTTTCATTATTGAGTTGATTGATTATTTCATGGTGATGTCACCTGTTGCCCGTAGCAACATCAGCATGAGATGCGTTGGAGCCCACGGGATGGGCGATTCATGGTACGATGACATCAGAAGCTTATCCGTTGTTGAGTTGGGAAAGAATAAAGTGCTGGGGGAGAAGACCCCGATgacaaaataaaaatttagaaataaaaataaaaaaatatttttacttgatactcttatcatttttattaagaaaattattattatataaaagataacaataataattaatcaTGCCAATATCATCATTAGATGGGCccaatgactatatatatatatatatatatatatatatatatatatatatatatatatatatatatatgttctagaATGATTTAACTTATTTATCAAGTTTTAGGAGAAAATATCATTGACATCTTCGTCAGTCCAACGTGGTCCGGATCCATGTGCATAGGATTATTCGAAGTGTCTCCGAGATGGATCCAAGATAGCTTCGAGGTGGTTCGGAGATGCAGATGTCGAATTCTTGATGTGGAAGTATTATGCTCTCAATGTGAAAGAATTATGCTCCCAAAGTGGCACATGCATGAAGACTAGGGATGCAGATGTCGAACTCTTGATGTGGAAGTATTATGCTCTCAAGGTGAAAGAATTATGCTCCCAAAGTGGCACATGCATGAAGATTAGGGTCCGAGGAGATTTTTTGACATGGTCTCTTCGATGCTCAAGTTAATAATATGTTATCTCTAAACGTGGGTTTGAgtagtttgagaaaaaaaaaagagtcattcctctattttttttattttagatatgTTTTTATACCTTGAAGGAGGGGAAGAAAGTTTGTGATATCCTTCTCCTTATCATTAAGGAAGAGAATGAAGCTTAGAAATGCCTTTCTTATCATAAAGGAAGAGAATGACGTTTGTGATTACTTTCTTTACCATTATTGAATGAGAAGAAAGCTTGTATTTCTCTATTTGGAATATTTGTACACTTAGGTGGATGGAAAATGACTTGATGAATGTGATCCGGCATTGGAGCATTTGAAATCTCATCTTGCAGGTTAAGTTCTCCTGAATTAGATGTCTCAAGTACATTAGATCTTGTATCCCCGTCGTGGCGAAATTATTTATAGCGCGGGTTGAGTTTTCGTGACTCATGCATCTTAGGCGCATTTGGCTTTGCACATTCGTCATAACGAATATATTTTAGCACGAGTCAAATTTTTCTGACTCAAGCATCTTGGGTGCATTTGACCTTATACCTCCATCATAACAGATTTATCTTGGCATGGGTCGAACTTTCTCGACTCATGCATCTTATGCACATTTGGCCTTATGCCTCCGTCGTATCTAATTTATCTTAATGTAAGTCAGGTTTCTGAACTCATACATTTTGGGCCCATTTGACCTTGCGCCTCCATCGTAGTAGATTTATCTTAGTATGGGTCGTATTCCCGACTCAATATCTTGGGCGCATTTGGTCTTGTTTATTTTAGCATAGGTTAGGTTTTCTCGACTTACGTGTTTTTAATATGCATTTAGCTTTGCGCCTCTATTATAATAGATTTATCTTAGTGTGTTAGATTTTCTCGACTCACACGTTTTAAGCGTAGTTGAGGGTGATGGGACCTTGTAAGCTCTCCCACATAATGTAGTTCGCGAGGGCGTCAATTAGGGTGGGCTTGCTAGAGCCATTTATCCCAACACCGTGAATATCTCCCCTTCTTCCGCCTCGCCAAAGATGGAATTCAACAGTATCTCGATCCTAGATATCACCTATGGCGGCCTAAGGCCGATGGCGGGGTTGAAGGCGAGGCCATTCTTTCATAAGAGTGATAGCTTCCGATGGTTCTTCACGTCGTACGAATGATTAATGGAGACGAGGACAAAGGGGACGGAGGTAGAAGACCAAGTAGTTGCCAACATCACCTATGGGGCTGAAGTCATTAATCTCGAGGACATGGTGCTCCGAGAAGGCATAGTTATCGCTATGAGCATCGTTGAGGTACTTGAAGAGCTAGCCAAGGGTAATGGACTTACTGTCGTTGTCACTTATAGAGTCCTAGTTTGGTGTTAGCTCGGGGGTTGTGTGATGAAGAGTTGCCCTCTTGGCATTCAATTGGGGGCTATGGTGGCCAAGTAGGTCATCACAATCGATGTCCTCGGCCAACCATCAGGGAGGATCATCGATCGAACAAGAATAACTTATCCATAAATCGAGGCATGGTATCGCTTCGATATCCCTTTTTATCTTGTTAGAGTCTCCTGTTGGGCTAATTGTAGCAAGAGCAAAATAACAGCTTACATCATGCCCATAAAAAATGATCAGGTAGCTCGAGTTTGTCCCTGGGGTTGAGGGCCTTGGGTCATTGAACAAACGTCGATGCTTTGTCAACATTTGTGCCGAGGTAGACATATCCACACATGGGAAGAATAACAATTACTCCTTAAGTAAAAGTACTATGGGTAGGAGGTGACGCCTTCTCACTAGTGTTCATTGAGAGGGTTGGTAGGCGAATGTTCTTGCAACATCAGGCCCTCATTCTAGTGCCAAACTGTTaggaaaaaaatatcattgatgttTTGCTCAACCCGACGTGGTCCAGGCTCGTGTGAGTAGGATTGTCCGAAATATCTTCGAGGTTGTTCGGAGGTAGCTAGTGAAGGTGTCGAACTCCCGAGGTGGAAATATTGTGCTCCTGAGATAGTACATGCATGAAGACCAAGGTCGATGGAGGTTTCTTGACATAGTCTCACtgatgctcaagttagtaatcCGATATCCCTAATTGTGAGACCCAGTAGTTTGAGAAACGAGAGAGTCATTCTTCGATTTTTCTATTTAGGATGTATTTTTATACCTTGAAGAAGGGGAAAAAAGTTTATGATGTTCTTCCTTGTCATAAAGGAAGAAAATAAAGCTTAAAATTATTTCGTGTCTTTCTCAACACGATCGAATGATGGGTCTGATGCGGACGGCCTGCTTGCTTTACTCCACAGAACAAACCGACATATCGGCCGAAAGCCGAGACGCACGTTATGGCGGAGAAATGGGGGAAAAAGATCACGGCAGGCGGGCATCGAAAAGCGAGCGGGAGAAGAAAAGCGTGCCCAGTGCCTGAAATATTCGCTACCGACGGTTGCTTTCTCCAGGAATCGGAACCCTAAAACTTCGATTCAGGTATCCATCCTCATTTTTCATCCTCAAACTCGCCGTCTTTGTGTTTGTTCCTGAGAGTACTGAATCGTTCTTGGAATCGCCGAATCTGTGAAACCCTCTCCGGAAGCTTGATCTTTTTCTTGTCGCTTTTGTGGAAGTCTGAGTTTTGGCGATCTTTATGATGCATTTGTGCAGTGTTCCTCGTGTTTTTGACACGATAAAGCTTTTCTTTGCCCTCCGGTAGTCCGTTAGGGTTTGTTTTAGTCCAATCTAAACCTCATTCCATTGACACTGTTCGTTCTCCACTGTCAAAATCGTTGCTTTCCCCACATTCAAGTTTGAATTTTAGGTTTGTTCGCGAAGTTGCGCGCCAGCCGTCCATTTTCTTTGACTTTTTCGGTGAAGGGTTTGTTCTAATAACGCGGACATTAGGTTCTCTCGGCGTGGGAGATCAAGGGACTAGGGTTTTCTTATCTTCAGAACTGATACTTTCGTAGTGTTCTGCAAATGGAAGAGCGATCAAACTGTGCACCTCATTCTTGGAGCGAATCGGTCGTCTTGGATGTGAAGCCTTTGCGATCTTTGGCTCCCATGTATCCTGCCCCGCTTGGGCAGAAGAACACATTCTCCCCTCCCAATGCCCCTCCCTTTGTTTGTGTCACAACACCTTTTGGTTCCTTCACAACGGAGTCTGCGTTTCCTCCGGGCTTTTGTCCGCTTTTCCCATCTTTTGCTGCTTCTCATGACGTTAACCAGAAACCAGTGGATGTTAATTTTGTCAACGATGCAAATGGGTTTGCCCGTGCCTCGGAAGGTCCGGACATTAATGGTTCTCTGCACAACGCTTCACCATCTCCTTCCTTTCAGACGCCCCCTGCAGCCATCGTATCTTTTAACAAGGAGGAGCCGCTGGCTAGTGGTGCCTCCCCACCATCTGGCAGGACAATAAAGCGGTCCTCTTGCTCTAACAGCATTCACATTGGCAATTCAGAGACAGAGGGTAGTAACAAGAAAAAGATCAAAACTCGACGACCTAAAGCTACTGGCGGTGATTTATCACTGCTACCCTCTTCTTCACATGATCCCAGGGAGCTGGTGGAGGTTGTCCTTATGACATTTGATGCACTTCGCCGGAGGCTTATGCAATTAGATGAGTCGAAAAGGCTACGCCCAGACCTGAAAGCCGGGACCATAATGATGTCCAGTGATCTCCGAGCCAACATGGTAAAGCGGATAGGGCAGGTACCCGGTGTTGCGGTTGGAGATATTTTCTACTTTAGGATCGAGATGTGTTTGGTAGGATTGCATAGTCAGAGTGTTGCTGGAATTGATTACATGACAGCCAGGTTTGGCAATGAAGAAGACCCTGTGGCTCTTGGTGTTGTCTCCGCTGGTGTTTATGATAATGAGGAGGATAATGTGGATGTTCTGATTTACAGTGGTCAGGGAAGTTCTAGCAAGGATGACCAGAAGCTTGAAAGGGGTAATCTTGCTTTAGAAAAAAGCTTGCATAGGGCTAATGAGATTAGGGTCATTCGTAGTGCAAAGGATCCTTTTGTACTTAATGGTAAAATTTACGTCTATGATGGCCTGTATAAGATTCATGAGTCATGGGTGGAAAAAGGAAAGTCAGGCTTTAACACTTTCAAGTACAAGTTTCTGCGAGAGCCAGGGCAGCCTGATGGGATTGCAGTATGGAAAATGATTGAGAAATGGAAACAGAATCCATCGTCTAGAGCGCATGTAATTTTGCCCGACATATCTTCAGGTATTGAAAATATGCCTGTTTGTCTTGTCAATGACGTGGATGATGAGAAGGGACCTAGGTATTTTGCCTATTCCACTACTGTTAGTTATTCAAAACCTATTACTTCATCGAGACCTTTGCATTCTTGCATGTGCAATAGTGTCTGTATGCCAGGTGATTCTAATTGCTCTTGTCTCCACCAGAATGGTGGCTTTCTTCCTTACAGTTCAAATGGGATCCTTATCAGCTGTAAGCCTCTTATATATGAATGCTCTGTTTCCTGCCAGTGCCCTACAAACTGCCGAAACCGAGTTACGCAGAGAGGTGTTCAAGTCCACTTTGAGGTTTTTAGGACAAGGGACCGTGGATGGGGCCTCCGTTGTTGGGATGCTATTCGTGCTGGGACTTTCATCTGTGAATATGTAGGTGAAGTCACTGAGAGCATCCAAGGAGTTGAATATGAAGAAAATGACCATATCTTTCAGCCAAGACATGCTGACCAGGGTTTTAAGTGGAATTATGTGCCTGAGTTGTTGGGAGAACCTAGTAGTGTTGACCTGAGTGAGACTCCAAAACCCTTATCTTTCATCATTAACTCAAAAAACATGGGCAACATTTCTCGATTTATGAACCACAGTTGCTCACCTAATGTCTTTTGGCAGCCAGTTGTTCATGACCATGGTGATGATGGATTTCCACATATCATGTTTTTTGCAACAAAACATATTCCTCCTATGACAGAGTTAACATATGATTATGGTCCGAGTTCAGCTGAGATGGGGGATTATGTTCAATCCCGGAGAACAAAAGAATGCTTTTGTGGCTCAGTCAAGTGTAGAGGCTTTTTTGGCTGAAATTTTAGCCATATGAATGTACTATGTAAGGAGTAGAAAGTCAAAGATGATCAGAAATAGCTATCGTTTCAGTTGTTTGTTAATTAGCTATGTTTTTACCATCATATAATTTTCCTCAAATTCTATGTTTCATTTATCAGCTCCTTTGCTAGCAAATATCGTTTTGATTaatcattttccttttttttccattttgaGATTAGCATTATGAAATGCATCCTAGTCAAAAAGACTCCTTTGCTAGCAAATATCATTTTGATTaatcatttttccttttttttttctctttccattTTGAGATTAGCATTATGAAATGCATCCTTAGTCAAAAAGACTCTTTTAAGATGTTTTTACTTTTGGTATGAGTGATTACCATGCCCCATTTATTGTTCATGTGATGCTTTTCGTTTCTGTGAGAGTGTGTACTGTATGATACTGTATTAAAAAAGAACCGCATTCCTTTTAGACATCATCTCGTTCAGTGGGATAGACAGGTATTCCTTTTCCGTTCAGGTTACCTTAATGATGATTTAGCAATGATTCGAAGTGTGTATGTTGAAATACTATTCTCTTTTCTTCCTGATAATTCATCTcatcatcatgcttagaataaaaTTATAAGCCTGCTGAATTGTGCTGTATGCTTTTTAGCCGCCTCTGTTGGGAAGGATCTCTATACTATTTTTTACCTTTGCGTAGTGCAAGTCAT includes:
- the LOC135613102 gene encoding histone-lysine N-methyltransferase, H3 lysine-9 specific SUVH1-like, with the protein product MEERSNCAPHSWSESVVLDVKPLRSLAPMYPAPLGQKNTFSPPNAPPFVCVTTPFGSFTTESAFPPGFCPLFPSFAASHDVNQKPVDVNFVNDANGFARASEGPDINGSLHNASPSPSFQTPPAAIVSFNKEEPLASGASPPSGRTIKRSSCSNSIHIGNSETEGSNKKKIKTRRPKATGGDLSLLPSSSHDPRELVEVVLMTFDALRRRLMQLDESKRLRPDLKAGTIMMSSDLRANMVKRIGQVPGVAVGDIFYFRIEMCLVGLHSQSVAGIDYMTARFGNEEDPVALGVVSAGVYDNEEDNVDVLIYSGQGSSSKDDQKLERGNLALEKSLHRANEIRVIRSAKDPFVLNGKIYVYDGLYKIHESWVEKGKSGFNTFKYKFLREPGQPDGIAVWKMIEKWKQNPSSRAHVILPDISSGIENMPVCLVNDVDDEKGPRYFAYSTTVSYSKPITSSRPLHSCMCNSVCMPGDSNCSCLHQNGGFLPYSSNGILISCKPLIYECSVSCQCPTNCRNRVTQRGVQVHFEVFRTRDRGWGLRCWDAIRAGTFICEYVGEVTESIQGVEYEENDHIFQPRHADQGFKWNYVPELLGEPSSVDLSETPKPLSFIINSKNMGNISRFMNHSCSPNVFWQPVVHDHGDDGFPHIMFFATKHIPPMTELTYDYGPSSAEMGDYVQSRRTKECFCGSVKCRGFFG